In the Sinomonas cyclohexanicum genome, CCCCCGACCGTCTGGAGGGCGCTGGACGAGGTCACCCCGTCGCGGCTGAAGCGGATCCAGGCCGCCCGGGCACGCGCGCGCCGGCACGTGTGGGCCCAGTTCCCCGCCGGCGTGCCGGCCAGCCGGGCCGCGGGCGCCGACCTCGGCAAGGACGTGGTGGTCCTGGACGTGGATGCCACGATCGTGGTGGCCCATTCCGAGAAGGAGCAGGCCTCCCCGACATTCAAGAAGACCTTCGGCTTCCACCCGATCGGGGTCTGGTGCGACAACACCTCCGAGTTCCTCGCGGGCATGCTGCGCACCGGCAAGGCCGGATCGAACACCGCAGCCGATCACATCGCGGTCCTCTCCGATGCGATCAGCCAGGTCCCCGCCGCCTATCGCAGGCGCCTGCTGATCCGCTCCGACGGCGCCGGGGCCTCCCACCGCCTGCTGGACTGGCTCACCGAGCAGGGCAGGGTCCGCGGGCGCAGCCTGGAGTACAGCGTGGGGTTCGCGGTCACCGAGCCTATCCGCCACGCCATCGCCAACGTCCCCGAACAGATCTGGACCCCGGCGCTGGACGCCGACGGCGGGGTGCGCGAAGGCGGCGACGTCGCCGAGCTCACCGGGCTGCTCGACCTGGCCGCGTGGCCGGAGGGGATGCGGATCATCGTCCGACGCGAACGCCCCCACCCGGGCGCGCAGCTGTCGCTGTTCGAAGAGGCCGACGGCTGGCGCTACCAGGCCTTCGCGACCAACACCACGAGCGGACAGCTGGCGTTCCTGGAGGCCCGCCACCGGGCCCACGCCCGGGTCGAGGACCGCATCCGCCACGCCAAGGACACCGGCCTGGGCCGGTTCCCGTCCCGCGAGTTCGCCATCAACCAGACGTGGCTGGCGCTGGCCGGCATCGCGGCGGACCTCGTGGCCTGGACCAGGCTCGTGGGAATGGTCGGAGACGCCAAGGTGCTCGCCGCCTGCGAGCCCAAGGCACTGCGCTATCGATTCCTGCACGTCCCGGCCCGCCTCACCCACGGCGCCCGCCGTCGACGGCTGCGGATCCCGGAGACCTGGCCTTGGGCAGCAGCGATCGTCGCGGTCTTCGCCAACATCGCCGCCATCCCACAACCAGCCTGAACGAACCTGTCCGCCCACGACCCGAGGAACCCGGAGAACCGCCAACCGGCAGCGCCAGCCGGCGCTCCCATGCACCCAACGGACGACGTCCAAGCACTCAGCCCCGATCAAGACATATAGCCCCGCACCCGACCCGACTCGTGAAAGACCGAGGTTAAGACGTACAACGCCGCGCTCGGCGTGGACGCCAAGGGCCAGATGGTCCCCACCGTCATGGAGATGGCCAAGCAGGCCGGATACCGCACGGGCAACGTCAGCACGGCCGAGATCACGGACGCCACCCCGGCGGGCCAGATGAGCCATGCCCTCGCGCGCGGCTGCCAGGGCCCCGTGTACTCGGCCAAGTCCTGCCAGGACACGGCGGTCACCGGCGGCAAGGAGCTGGCCACCGATGACGTCCGCGTCACCCCGATCGCCAAGCAGATCGCCCGCAACGGCACGGCCGATGTGATCCTCGGCGGCGGCCTGAGCCGCTTCGACACCGCGGACGAGAAGGCGCTACGGGACCAGGGCTACGACGTCCTCGGTTCCCCGAAGGACCAGACGGTCGCGACGAAGACTGATCTCGCCAACACGCAGGGCGAGAAGGTCTTCGGCCTGTTCAACAAGGGCAACCTCACGGTCGAGAAGTCGAAGCAGGACAACCCGGGCTCGGCCGAGGCCAAGGAGCCGACGCTCGCCGAGATGACCACGAAGTCCATCGAGCTGCTCGGCAACGGCGGCACGAAGGGCAACGGCTTCTACCTCCAGGTTGAGGGCGCGCTCATCGACAAGCGCTCGCACGCCAACGACGCGGCCCAGACGCTCGAGGAGATCAAGGCGTTCGACGACGCGGTCGCCGTCGCCCTCGACTTCGCGAAGAAGGATGGGCACACGCTCGTCATCGTCACGGCGGACCACGAGTGCGCGGGCTTCAACATCATCGAGAAGGGCTCCTTCACGAACGCCGAGGCCGCCAACCCGCCCGTGAACGTGGACGGCGGCAACACCGCCAACAACTCCACGCCCTCCCGCGCGAGCGGCAACACGAAGGACGCGACCCGCTCGACCGGCGTCGTCAACGGCGCCGGCGCGAACGATCCGCACAACTTCGCCCCGGCGACCTTCCGCAGCGCGGACGACCCGGCCGACGTCAAGGACGGCTCGCCCCAGGCAAGCCTGTGGCTGACGTACCTCTCCGGCAACCACACCGGCGCGGACGTCCCCGTCTACTCGTACGGCGCGGGCTCCGAGAAGCTGCAGGGCACCGTGGACAACACCGACCTGTTCGGTGTCGTCGCGGACGCCCTCAAGCTCCGCTGACGCCGCCCCTAGGATCTCCGATCCGCTGATCGTCCGGCGGGGTCGGCTCCAGCCGCCCCCGCCGGCCCTCCACCCAGGACCCCCCATGAAGCCCCTTCTCCTTCCCGCACTCGTGGCCGCCGTGCTGGTCGCCGGCTGCTCGGCCCCTGCCCCCGCCCGGGACGACCCCGCCCCCAGGCCGGTCTCCGTCCAGACCACGCTCCCCGGCCTCACGGCCCCCACGGGCGAACCGGACCTGCCCTCCCTCGCACAGATGCACCCCCACCCGGGTCAGGCCGTCCGTGCCACCGGCCCCTTCGACAACCGCTTCGAGGTGGACGCCCTCGCCTTCGACGGCCGCAACGTCGCGGGCGCCGTCCGGATCACCTCGGATGTGAGCGACCTGCTTGAGCTCGTGGTCGTCGCGGGCTTCTACGACGCCGACGGCCAGCTCCTCAGCACTGCCCGGTTCGAGCACCACGCCGACGGCGACGCCGGGCACCAGCACTCCGGCCCACCGAGCGAGACGGAGGAGTTCAGCATCCCCGTCCCGGCCGAGTTCGCCGGGAAGGCCGTGTCCGCCGCGGTCGGCGTGCCCGTTCTCGTCAACGAGTAAGCGCACGACGCCGAGAAGCGCGCGACGCCGACGGCTCGCCTCGAGCACGGGCCGCAGCCCGCCGTCGTGCGCGGGTCCCACCATAGGAGCGTGCACGCTTCACCGGCGGGAGTGGCCGCTCTGCGCCCGTCAGCGCAGCTGTAGGACAAGGCACCCGTCCCCCGGCTCCCACACGGCCCGGGTACCCAGCGCGGCGCAGAGCCGTTCCATCGTCGCGGCGATGGGCCGGGCAGCACGGCCGGCGAGGACGGCGCGGCGATCCCTGATGAGCGTGGGCCAGAGCCGGAGGCTCCGGGGCGAGGCCCCGTCGAGGTCGACCATGAAGATGAAGGACTGGTCGTTGCGCTCGGCGGGGTCGATGGCGTAGTCGTCGATGAAATCGCCTGCGCTGTAGATGATCGGCCTCCCCCGGTGGACCTCGACGCCCCGGAAGATGTGCGGCGAGTGTCCGAAGACGACGTCCGCGCCGTCGTCCACCAACGCGTGGGCCAGCTCCCGATGCTCGCCCGGCACGTCCCTTCCCCAGTTGCCGCCCCAGTGCGCCGAGACGATGAGGACGTCCACGGCGCCGCGCGTGTCCCGGACGAGCTGCCGGAGGCGCCGCGTGAGGGGGTCCCCCGGGAGCACCGGCGCGTAGGCGACCCCGGGCGACACCCCGGCCGCCGCCCAGTCCGGGCTGTTGTCGGTGAAGGCGACGAGGCCGACGTCGAGCCCGCCCGCGCGCACGAACGTCGGCGCCCACGCGGCCTCCTCGTCCGCGCCGGCCCCGGCGTGGCGGATCCCGGCGCCGTCGAGCAGGGCGATCGCCTCGAGCATCGCGTCGGGGCCGTAGTCGAGCGTGTGGTTGTTCGCGAGGGACACGGCATCGATGCGCGCCGCTGTGAGGCACGCGACGTTCTTCGGCGCGGAGCGGAAGTGGAAGACCTTCCCCGGCCACGGCGAGCCCCCCGCGGCAAGGACGCATTCGAGGTTGGCGAGACGGAGGTCGGCCTGGGAGAGCACAGGGAGCGTGTCTCCCCAGACGGAGGCGGGCGCCGTGGTGCGCAGCCGCTCGTCGACCAGACGGCCGAGCATGACGTCGCCAATCAGGGCGATCAGCACCTCGCGGCCCCGTTCAGCTGCCCGCCGCTGCCCTGCCGTTGGCCGCGAGGAGCTCGATGCGGGCGCCCAGGGCGTCGATCCCGGGACCGAACTGGACCTCGAGGCCCGCGATCCGCACATAGCCCTCGAAGGCCAGCAGGAGCAGGGCCGCGACGTGCGCGTCCATCGCGGACGCGTGGTCCCGGGGAAGCAGCCGGAGCAGCCACGCGTGGCGGTCCGCGGATTCCTCGATGTACGCCGCCGCGCTGGCGGTGCCCGGATGGGATTCGCGCTCCGCGCGGGTGAAGAGGCGGAGCAGCTCGGATCCGCCGTCCGGCTCGAGGGCGCGGCCGAGGTGCTCGTGCTGAAGGGCCCCGAGGAGCTCGAGCTCGTCCTGGTTCAGGCCGCGTCCGGCGTCCAAGTGCACGCCGACGAGGATCTCGACCGCCTCGGGGCGTTCGCGCCGGGCCGCCCACAGGAGACGGGCCGCGTGCTCCACGAACGTGCATACGAGCGGCGCCGCCTCGGCGCCGAAGCCGAGCCGGTCCAGCCCGAGCAGGGCCTGCGCCGTCCGCTTGGTCCGCATGAGCCAGCCCCACGCGACGGCGACGGCGCGGGCATCGTCGACGTCCTCCTGCGAGCCGTTCTCGATCCGGTGCCCCAGAGCAGGAAGGGGGTGGTCGATCAGTGCGACCAGATCATCCAGGGCGTGGTTCCAGGTGTCAGCAGGCTCGTTCTCCGCCATGCCACCAGTGTGCGCTCCGCAGCTCGCGGGCGGGGAGGCCCATAGCCTCTGGCGCGGAGCAATCGGTGGCGCCTCCCTTGTGGGCACACCCTCTCGGCGTGAGACTGGG is a window encoding:
- a CDS encoding IS1380 family transposase — protein: MKRTLWSSGLSVSADGVGVVAHSGGVALRLMADRSGLTAGLSKALARRSFSPIHDRGRVLADVAVMIAGGGEAIADIDVLRHQADVLGPVASPPTVWRALDEVTPSRLKRIQAARARARRHVWAQFPAGVPASRAAGADLGKDVVVLDVDATIVVAHSEKEQASPTFKKTFGFHPIGVWCDNTSEFLAGMLRTGKAGSNTAADHIAVLSDAISQVPAAYRRRLLIRSDGAGASHRLLDWLTEQGRVRGRSLEYSVGFAVTEPIRHAIANVPEQIWTPALDADGGVREGGDVAELTGLLDLAAWPEGMRIIVRRERPHPGAQLSLFEEADGWRYQAFATNTTSGQLAFLEARHRAHARVEDRIRHAKDTGLGRFPSREFAINQTWLALAGIAADLVAWTRLVGMVGDAKVLAACEPKALRYRFLHVPARLTHGARRRRLRIPETWPWAAAIVAVFANIAAIPQPA
- a CDS encoding CapA family protein, which encodes MLIALIGDVMLGRLVDERLRTTAPASVWGDTLPVLSQADLRLANLECVLAAGGSPWPGKVFHFRSAPKNVACLTAARIDAVSLANNHTLDYGPDAMLEAIALLDGAGIRHAGAGADEEAAWAPTFVRAGGLDVGLVAFTDNSPDWAAAGVSPGVAYAPVLPGDPLTRRLRQLVRDTRGAVDVLIVSAHWGGNWGRDVPGEHRELAHALVDDGADVVFGHSPHIFRGVEVHRGRPIIYSAGDFIDDYAIDPAERNDQSFIFMVDLDGASPRSLRLWPTLIRDRRAVLAGRAARPIAATMERLCAALGTRAVWEPGDGCLVLQLR